The Chitinophaga lutea genome contains the following window.
AATCAGCAATAGTCTAGTTATCATAAAAACGTGAGTTTGGTTAAGGCTCTATCAAAATTGTGTTGTTCTCCATTTTGTACCTGAAGCCACCTGCTAACCGAAGGGATTCCATCACACTCTGGATATTCTGGTTTTCAAAAAAGCCCGTATACTCCCTGGCTTTCATTTCTTCACTTCCGTCCACGATAACGCTTACACCGTACCACCTGGAGAGAATATTGGCAACTTCGTAGAGTGGTTTGTTGATAAAGACCAGCTTGTTTTTGATCCATTGCGCTTCGGGAGGAATAGAATCGGTTTTTACTATTTTGATTTTGGTTACTACATCTGGTCTTTTATCGATTTTTGTATCACTGTTATTGGTATTGTCTGACAGGCCGGAGTCGTTATTTACGATCAGTTTTTCATCCGGTCCCAAAGTATAGCTCAAATGTTTTTTTTCGTTGACGGATACCAGCACCGAGCCCCGCACCAGTGTGGTAGTTGTATTCTTTTCATCAGGATATGCACGCACGTTAAATGCCGTTCCCAGTACTTTAACCGTAATGGTGGGGGTGCGGATGATCAGCGGATGGTCGGGATCCTTGACCACATCAAAATACGCCTCCCCTGTCAATATCAGTACCCGGTCGTTCTTGCCAAAATTAGCGCCGTATGATAGCCTGCTGTCGCTGTTCAACCAAACATGCGAGCCATCCGGCAGGATAAGACTGGACCTGGAACCTCTTTCTGTACCGACGATATTCTGACTGGTTCCGCCCTGTTTTGGGGCGGCCATGAAATAATATAATCCCCATCCTGCCACACAAAACAAAACCACTGAGGCAACCGACAACGGTAACAGCCTGCGCCACGGCCATATCCTCGTTTTCTTCAGCACCAATGGCTCCTCGGTGCTTTCGGTGTGGATGGCGTTGACGATGCGGTCCCAGCTCTTTTCTTTTCCCTTCCTGTCTTCGTCCGTCACTACGGGGCCATAGTCGAGGTGGAACAATTCGTCCAGCTGGTCGGCCAGTTCCCGGTCGTCTTCGTTCTCCTGAAGCCATTTTGACAGCTCAAATTGCTCCTGGAGCGATATCTCCCCAGCTTTCTTTTTTGCCAGCAATTCAATTAAACGGCTTCTATGCATGAACGAGTCTATGATACTTCTTCTATATGACAAGACAAGAAAGCTATTTACGTAGTCTGCCGGAAAAAAAAGTTCCTTTTTTTTGAAGCAGTGGTGTGAGACGGGCTATGGTGATGGAAATTCCCCCACGAATGCGCTTTACCGGCCATTTGTCGCCATGCAATCCGGGCATAAATGCGTTGA
Protein-coding sequences here:
- a CDS encoding FecR family protein; the protein is MHRSRLIELLAKKKAGEISLQEQFELSKWLQENEDDRELADQLDELFHLDYGPVVTDEDRKGKEKSWDRIVNAIHTESTEEPLVLKKTRIWPWRRLLPLSVASVVLFCVAGWGLYYFMAAPKQGGTSQNIVGTERGSRSSLILPDGSHVWLNSDSRLSYGANFGKNDRVLILTGEAYFDVVKDPDHPLIIRTPTITVKVLGTAFNVRAYPDEKNTTTTLVRGSVLVSVNEKKHLSYTLGPDEKLIVNNDSGLSDNTNNSDTKIDKRPDVVTKIKIVKTDSIPPEAQWIKNKLVFINKPLYEVANILSRWYGVSVIVDGSEEMKAREYTGFFENQNIQSVMESLRLAGGFRYKMENNTILIEP